A segment of the Solanum lycopersicum chromosome 9, SLM_r2.1 genome:
CCCTTCTCTCAAACAAATTTGCCGGCAAGACAACTTCAAAGAATCAGTTTTTACCCTCTCTAATTTAATTGAGACTAGTGCATTTGAAAAAGCGTTAATACAAGGCCAACAAATCCATGCCCATGTCCTCAAACTGGGTTTATCCGGTGATGATGCAGTTTTCTTGAACACCAAGATTGTTTTCATGTATGGTAAGTGTGGGTCGATTGGTGATGCACAGAAGGTGTTTGATAGAATGACTAAAAGAACTGTCTTTACTTGGAATGCTATGATTGGTGCTTGTGTTGTAAATGGGGTGCCTATTAGAGCAATTCAGTTGTATAGGGACATGCGTTTCTTGGGTGTTGTGTTAGATGCTCATACTCTTTCTAGTACATTGAAGGCAACTAGTCAGCTTGAAATTTTGTACTGTGGAAGTGAAATACATGGGGTCACTATAAAACTTGGTCTTATTTCTAATGTTTTTGTGGTGAACTCACTAGTGACTATGTACACCAAGTGCAATGATATCAGGGCAGCATCATTGTTGTTTAATGGAATGAGTGAAAAAGAGGACGCTGTTTCATGGAATTCTATGATTTCTGCTTATACTATAAATAGGATGAATCGGGAAGCTTTAAGTCTCTTCATTGAAATGCTGAATGCCAGTGTTGAACCTACCACATATACCTTTGTTGCTGCAATTCAAGCATGTGAGGAGacaaattttggaaaatttggGATTGAGATTCATGCTGTTGTTATGAAATTGGGTTATTCTTTTGATACATATGTAGTGAATGCTTTGTTAATGATGTACATTAAAAACAATAGATTAGATGAAGCTGCTAAAATATTCTTCCATATGCAAGAAAAGAACAACATTTCTTGGAATTCCATGATATCAGGTTATGTACAGAACGGACTTTATGATGAAGCGAATAATTTGTTTCATGAGATGAAGAATGCAGGTCAGAAACCTGACCACGTCTCACTTATGAGTATGCTTGTCGCATCTGGAAGACAGGGAAATTTGTTAATTGGGATGGAAATTCATGCCTTCTCACTGCGAAATGATTTGGATAGTGATTTGCAGGTTGGTAATACTCTTGTAGATATGTATGCCAAGTGTGGTAAGTTAGATTACATGGACTATGTCTTTGGTAGGATGCTGCATAGAGATAGTGTCTCTTGGACTACAATTATTGCTGCTTATGCTCAGAATAGTTCTCCCTGGAAGGCGGTGCAATTATTTCGCGAGGTACTGGCAGAAGGAAACAATGTTGATGCACTTATGATTGGAAGCGTCCTCCTTGCTTGTACTGAGTTGAGGTGCAACTTACTTGCAAAGGAAATTCACTGCTATGTGATTAAAAGAGGAATATATGATCCTTTTATGCAGAAAACTCTTGTGAGTGTTTATGGAGATTGTGGGAACGTGGACTATGCAAATAGTATTTTCAGGTTGAGTGAAGTTAAAGATGTTGTGTCATTTACTAGCATGATGTGCAGTTATGTTCAAAATGGACTTGCAAATGAGGCTCTTGGTCTCATGCTCTGTATGAACGAAATGGCAATTGAGGCAGATTTTGTTGCAGTCCTAAGCATGCTCACTGCTGCTGCTGATCTATCTTCCTTAAGGAAAGGAAAAGAGATTCATGGATTTTTGGTTAGAAAAGACCTCCTTCTGCAAGATTCTATTAAAAGCTCTCTAATAGATATGTATGCCAGCTGTGGGACTCTGGAGAACTCATATAAGgtgtttaattatttaaagagCAAAGATCCAGTTTGTTGGACGAGCATGATAAATGCTTTTGGATTACATGGTTGTGGTAGGAAAGCAATTGATATATTCATGAGGATGGAGAAGGAAAATATTCACCCAGATCACATAACCTTCTTGGCTGTTCTTCGTGCATGTAGCCATGCCGCGCTAATAGAAGATGGCAAAAGAATTTTCAAGTTAATGCAAAGCAAGTACGCGTTGGAGCCTTGGCCAGAACACTATGCTTGTTTTGTTGATTTGCTTGGACGTGCAAATCACTTGGAAGAGGCATTCCAAATTGTAAAAACAATGAACTTGGAGGATATACCTGCCGTCTGGTGTGCTCTCCTTGGTGCTTGTCAGGTATACGCCAATAAAGAGTTAGGAGAAATTGCTGCAACGAAGCTTCTTGAACTAGAGCCCAAGAATCCAGGAAATTATGTTCTTGTATCTAATCTGTATGCTGCGACTAATAGATGGGACGATGTTGAAGAAGTCAGAGTTACAATGAAAGGAAAAGGGCTAAACAAAGATCCTGCATGTAGCTGGATAGAGGTAGGAGATAAGGTTCATACATTTGTTGCTCAAGATAAGTCGCACCCAGAGTGTGAtaagatttatgaaaaattagcTCATCTTACTGAGAAATTGGAGAAGGAAGCAGGTTATGTGGCCCAAACCAAATATGTTTTGCACAAGGTGGAGGAGAAAGAAAAAGTTAAGTTGCTTAAAGGACACAGTGAAAGACTAGCTATTGCATATAGTTTACTTGCTAGTACTGATAGAAGCCCCATTCGAATCTCAAAAAATCTCCGTGTctgtagtgattgccatacttTCAGTAAGCTAGCTTCAAAGTTCCTAGAGCGAGAAATTATAGTTAGAGATGCCAAAAGATTTCACCATTTCAGGGATGGGATATGTTCCTGTGGAGATTTCTGGTGAAACTAGTAGTTGGTTATTCTATTAAGAACTTCATGATGATAACTAACTCTACTGCTTGGTAACACCCACTTATAAGACGTACTCAACATCTATGAGAAGCTTCTGCTGAGGGTGGAGGATATTTTTTCATATGGTGCGGTATGGATATCAAAGGTGCCGAGGAAGGTTGCTTCACGTGGTTAGCTACTAGAGGGGTGATTATTACGGCAGATAACCTTAGAAAGTGAAAGGCTGTCTACATGAGCTGGTCTTCCCTATGTAAGGAGACTGGTGAGGACATAGATCATATTCCGTTGTATTGCAAATTAGGCACGAGGTTATGGGAAGATATGTTTACATGGTTTGGCATCACTTAGGTAATGCCAAGATCCGTATAGGAGTTGATGTTCAGTTTAAAGATTGGAGCTAGGAGAAGAAGGCACAAGGCATGTAATGTTACTCCTCTAGCTCTAATGTGGATCATTTGGAAAGAGAAATAGGAGAGTTTTTGGAAGGGGTGGAGATGAACTTTGCTCAATTCAAAATTAGTTTCCGgtatcttattttcttttggtgCACCCATGTAGTTCCCAATTGTATAGAGGATTAGGTGCCTTTTGGAGAGAACCATATTTTTTAGGTctctccttattttttttttatttttttttgtatatctcTTGTATACGGCcaaattggccttgttattatttaatgaaaaactTGATAAAAAAGAAGACATGCTCGGCGTATTTTTCAATAAGAGATGTTAGTTCTTGACATGTCCTCTTGCAGTGAGCTAAAGACATTAGTTCAGAGAACTTGGAGGTGGTTGGAGTCTTTGGCAACTCTGAGGAGCTCATGAGGTCCACTACAAATCAAGACTCCTCTTTCTAAATAAAGGTGTGTTTTTCATATGAATGTTCCATGTCAATCTGTTGGAAGGTGACATTTACCATGGTGATCTAGATCTATTGTCCTGTTTGTGCTTACAGTTTGAACTTCATCAGATCACACCTCTTTATTGAATCAGAGTCAAGTTGAGAATGAACTCAAAACAATTGCAGACTATAATAACTGTTGTTTGAGTGTCAGAGCTCTTCAACTTGTCCTCTCCTTAGACTATCAGCATTGGTATCACTCAGGGCATGAAAACTATAATCCAAGTTCAAGAGCCAACAATACGAAAATGTTCAGGAAATGGGAAAAGTTAAATTGCGTTAAAGATTAACTTATTGACTAAAAGTAACTGATGCTGGAATATGGTGTACATGGATCAAGTTGATCTCATACAGACGTTATAATGTGAAATCTTGTGGAAGAATAGTTTTCCACATTATcagaaatgataaaataatacagCTTAATCTAAAGAAATTTCATGAACCACTCACTAGTGTATGATGGTCAGCAAGCCAATGTTTTCCATTTGCATCGTCGTGTTTTATTAATTCAGTATGATATGTTATCTGGTTTGATATACATTGTCTTGTTACTGTATTGATTTTCAAATTGAGTGGATTGTATCTAATCTTTCATTTCTACATCAAAATTGGATACCATAATCTGTTTTTTACTTATTCAAGTCAAATGGTAAGAACAGAAACTGGTGACATTGACATTGAATAACTACCAAATTGCTTAGTGTGATTTCAGATTGCAGGTTCAGCCCTTTTGTTAAAGTGCAATGTCAGCAACCAGTCATGTAGCTGGATTCGGTTCCTTACTTAGCCTAAGGAAGAGCGGCGACGCAGCCCTTAGTCTACCTTGTTGGTTTTAGAGACCAGTTCACTGCTGATATTATAATGCACTAACAGTGAGTTGGTGAACCTGTCTAGTGCTCGTAATCAAATCACACACTATTTGTTTGAGAGAAATAAAGAACTTATCGGAGATagactctttttcttttttttggtttttcaccCGGTGTACAGTGCCTACATTGGAGCCCTTACTAAATCCAAATAGCGTACAGTTTTGATGTTGCAGAAATAACCAGTTTGGAGTGTTAT
Coding sequences within it:
- the LOC101265961 gene encoding pentatricopeptide repeat-containing protein At3g63370, chloroplastic, translating into MTANAILQIMSSFSSSPPTLAMYSQKVPTFKISPNSQKSAIIPSLKQICRQDNFKESVFTLSNLIETSAFEKALIQGQQIHAHVLKLGLSGDDAVFLNTKIVFMYGKCGSIGDAQKVFDRMTKRTVFTWNAMIGACVVNGVPIRAIQLYRDMRFLGVVLDAHTLSSTLKATSQLEILYCGSEIHGVTIKLGLISNVFVVNSLVTMYTKCNDIRAASLLFNGMSEKEDAVSWNSMISAYTINRMNREALSLFIEMLNASVEPTTYTFVAAIQACEETNFGKFGIEIHAVVMKLGYSFDTYVVNALLMMYIKNNRLDEAAKIFFHMQEKNNISWNSMISGYVQNGLYDEANNLFHEMKNAGQKPDHVSLMSMLVASGRQGNLLIGMEIHAFSLRNDLDSDLQVGNTLVDMYAKCGKLDYMDYVFGRMLHRDSVSWTTIIAAYAQNSSPWKAVQLFREVLAEGNNVDALMIGSVLLACTELRCNLLAKEIHCYVIKRGIYDPFMQKTLVSVYGDCGNVDYANSIFRLSEVKDVVSFTSMMCSYVQNGLANEALGLMLCMNEMAIEADFVAVLSMLTAAADLSSLRKGKEIHGFLVRKDLLLQDSIKSSLIDMYASCGTLENSYKVFNYLKSKDPVCWTSMINAFGLHGCGRKAIDIFMRMEKENIHPDHITFLAVLRACSHAALIEDGKRIFKLMQSKYALEPWPEHYACFVDLLGRANHLEEAFQIVKTMNLEDIPAVWCALLGACQVYANKELGEIAATKLLELEPKNPGNYVLVSNLYAATNRWDDVEEVRVTMKGKGLNKDPACSWIEVGDKVHTFVAQDKSHPECDKIYEKLAHLTEKLEKEAGYVAQTKYVLHKVEEKEKVKLLKGHSERLAIAYSLLASTDRSPIRISKNLRVCSDCHTFSKLASKFLEREIIVRDAKRFHHFRDGICSCGDFW